GAAGAGCTGAGAGAGGTAAAAACCGGATTGGTAACCGAGTGATTCAAAGGTGTGCCTCATCCGAAGTACAAAGTGCAGGTCTTCAGGTATCTGAGTAAAATTCGGCCGGTTTAGAGAACATAACCGAAAGATCTCAAGTAAGAACGTTAATTTACTGTGAATTACTTACAATCTTGCAAGAACCGAGTTGTAGAAGGCCATGTCCAGCTTGAATAACAGCTATGGTCTGTATGTGCAATCAGAAACATCAAAAAAATTACTTGGGAAACAAGAAACCAAATAACAATACTATACCGATTATTACTTTATCTTACCTGAATTCCAGATTCAAACTGATCATTCCACTCTGAAGGAATCTGCATATTTTTAGAGATGGATATCTCTAGGGTTACAAATCTACATATCCAAGTCTTGATTATACATAAATGTTCACTGATTTACTTACAGCATCAAAGGAGCTTTGCCAGTAACTGGAGGCATTAGATTCTGATTCGGTTTGTTCCTTGAAAACCCATTTGTGGCATTTATCAGAAGCAACCTTCCCCATTAACCTGTTAGCCAACAAATATGATATACGGAACCCAGACAAAAGGGAAGATAAATAGTTTCTACATTTGGTAAATTTGCTGTGATAAGGTCAAGAGTTTTGTACATTCACACAGCCAATAATGTAATTAAGGACCTACCAAATACCCACCCTTcgccataattatataactggATTGACATTTTGCTGAAAGATTTACGAACTGGATCTTCTCCTTCTATCTCTCCATAGCAATCTCCTGatcctcctcttcctctgcAGTATCCATCTTCCCACATCAGCATCCTGCAACCCCACATATCAATACTTCAATATACATCAAGCATGCACATGTACATGTACTGATCATATTAGTCATGTATTTAATTCGTTTAGTGAAACTAGTGTTCTCAAAATCGGTTTAGGTGGCGCTTATGGCAAACCGGGTCTAAAAACGATTTTTCTTAATGTGCGGTTAAAAGATCGGTACAATAGACATCCGCCTAACGATCTTTTGAAAATTGAGAGAAACTATGTTATTAGACAATATCGTCCTCGTTATATATAACCTACAGATGATGTCTTTTCTGCAGATCAAtctctttttttctagtttAAGAGATTATATCTAAAAAGTGAGAGAAGGCtcataccaaaaagaaaaaaacaaacttaaGAAAAGGTAGCCAACATAACTAGAAAAGGTAGATACAGTCGCAAAACATAACTGTGTTTTTGGTAAACATAACTATGTTATGTTATCTATCATGTCTGCATTAAATCTTGATGCAGCAACTTTTGGATGTTTTTTAACTCGAGCCTATATTAATTATGGTCTTATCTAGTTTCTTGTCGGATAATAGGTTTGCGAGGAGAGCTTCTGGCCACTAAATACGATAAACCACAAGTGGAAAAGTTGACCTAATTTTTGTCATGCTTCAAAAAGACTAAAACTAAAGTAAGCTAAGTCTTGACCATTGACTAatgtaaataaaactataacaaGTGTAACTTACAAGCTTCCATTGTCGTCGCCGACCTTGCAGCTGTTGCCACCGCCTCGAACTCTCCTGAGGAGCAAAACGACAtcgttagagagagagaagagaagagaagagaagaaagtgaGCAGCAGATAGAGAGATACGTACGGACGGGGACGGATGGACCAGAAGACAGAATAAGTCCAGTCGGTGTTGAGACAAACGGTTCTTAGGGCTTCGTGTAGAGCCACCATCCCCAAAGCTTCTTTGCTCctttgttgctgctgctgttgcTGATGGTTTTGatgatgttgttgatgatgatggtgatgaggTTCCGAGCCCAccatctatataaatatgtcGATGTGTATTATTATGTATGTGTTATGTTTCTCCTTTCACTGAactttttgttcttctttcttACTTTTGCTCAAGCTTCAGACCATGGATACTCTTTTAtgttctaattttaaaattttaaattaaactatttatcTGATTTCCAAAACCAACATGATATTGTGTTATTTTAGTTCTGACCACTTTGTTAGTATAATCTTTAATCTTGTGGCAACAAGATACGAATTTTTTGGGGTTTGGTATAGTTtgcaacaaaataatatatgattaaatattGATAACCAATTGAACTCAAGGTTAAAGTTTCTTTGCATGAAAAAGTTTTTATCTCTTAGGCCAAGAAAGTCAAAGATACGTGAAATATATTCATAATGAAATCATTTTAATCCGCTTTATATTTCCTTTAATGGAATCCAATTATCAACAGctgattaatataattaattaatcttGCTTTTCTGAAAGAGAAATAATCATATGGTTTTTGGAGTGGATAATCTGTTGCTGTTATGATTAAACTTGCAACCACACAACATTTTTGCTcgctaaaaattataaaatgttgtGTATATAAATACAGTGATACTGAtcagttttcaattttttttaaaataaacaactaTTCAAcgattttaaaactattaaaagtacATTTTGGTTCTTTTCAAAGCCTGAAGAGTAATAAAGCTTTTTTTTAGCTGTCGTCAAACTTGGGATTTGATCTAGGACCAATATTCATTTTACTCATATGCATGACACGCACGCAGATTAAGGGAGAAGGCACGACAAAGAGAATATATAGGAAGAAGAGATTTAAGAGTCACGTGCGCACGTGCTCATGTGTAAGAAGACCTAGAATGGTTCTGTCATCAATAATGACTTGCGTTTGGTTTGTACATGAAGCGTGTGCAGAATACGCATAATCGCATATAGACGAcaaagacagaaaaaaaaaggaaaaaccgAAGTGCGTGAAAACTACACACCCGGTGATGACGCGTGAGAAGTTGAGTGATtgattgaaactaaaaaataGGAAACTCAAAACAGAGAGTTGGTCTGGTTTGCATCAGTCTGAACATCTGACGAGTCTTTGCTCCGCATTGACCGGCCTTGTTCTTTACTATCTCTCTCCTTTTGTGCGACCCATTTTCTTGCTAGGAATGAATTTACTGAATTTGTCAAATGATAGATCGATGAGCGGTGATTAAAATACTTTATGGCgttgaaaaataagaaatattggtcattttaaaaaacaaattttaaggGATGAAGTTTTCTCTGCTCAACTCTTTTTTAAGGTATGTTTTAATGAATTATAAAAAGTAAATGACGCAAAGGAATATGTTAGGCGAAAACTATCTGACTAATTTATGTTATATCTTTCAAAAGCACATATACATAATCGAATAGTATTACactttaatctattaaaaatctaattaatatattatttaatgattTGGTATTAGTTAAATATTAAGAGTTTgcattcaaaataaatataacacactcaataaataatatttgataaattaatatacagtaaatcgataaatattttct
This region of Brassica napus cultivar Da-Ae chromosome C5, Da-Ae, whole genome shotgun sequence genomic DNA includes:
- the LOC106400632 gene encoding protein RICE SALT SENSITIVE 3, whose protein sequence is MVGSEPHHHHHQQHHQNHQQQQQQQRSKEALGMVALHEALRTVCLNTDWTYSVFWSIRPRPRVRGGGNSCKVGDDNGSLMLMWEDGYCRGRGGSGDCYGEIEGEDPVRKSFSKMSIQLYNYGEGLMGKVASDKCHKWVFKEQTESESNASSYWQSSFDAIPSEWNDQFESGIQTIAVIQAGHGLLQLGSCKIIPEDLHFVLRMRHTFESLGYQSGFYLSQLFSSNRSPSSSNTSLMGSNHPILPPQTQQLQPSQLPLYNWSGSSQRPMMAQSSLPAYQPHMPFPVMPHANKEPDSDMKWPTGLSFFNALTNNVNAKLLFDSEGLGDKPEHQSHQDQSQEQSNAESHANPSEFLSLDSHHRNMSYLE